The DNA window AATTTTTGTATTGAAGTTTTAGAAAAAGATGAAACAGCAATTTCAGATAGACTTCATTTGATCCAGCAAAAAATTTCTCACTCGGTAACTATTGATGAGAAATTGAAAGAATCTTCCGAGCTTATTGATTCCATTAATATTCAAACAGAAGAACTTCTTCGCTCTCTTAATCGGTATTTACAAAAAGTTGATTTAGATCCAGAAAGACTAAAAGATATTGAAGCGCGGATTCAAGCGATTCATAACTTTGGCAGAAAGCATCGTATCAAGCCTGAGGAATTTGAATCCACACTCATTTCTTGGCAAGCGCGAATGGATGAGCTTGAGTCTTTCCAATCAGATGAAGGTATCGAAGCTAAAGAAAAATTAGCGCTTCAAGCTTTCAATGAAAGTGCACACTTATTATCTAAAGCTCGAAAAGCTGCTTCAGCGACTTTAAGTCAAAATATCACTCAAGCGATGCAAAAATTATCTTTTAGTCATGGACGCTTTGAAGTGAATCTCACACCTCAAGATCCAACAGCCCATGGTCTAGAGCATATTGAATTTATGGTGGCATCCCACTTAGGCGCTGAACCAAGACCTATTCATAAAGCAGCGTCTGGAGGCGAACTCTCTCGCTTAAGTCTTGCAATTCGTGTGGCATCCATTTCAAAAGCAAATGTGCCTTGTATGATTTTTGATGAAGTTGATGTAGGTATCGGAGGCAGTGTTGCAGAAATTGTAGGTAAGCTTTTAAAAGAATTGGGTAATCATGATAAAAGGCAAGTGTTAGTTATTACTCACTTACCGCAAGTTGCATCATTAGCTATTCATCATTACAAAGTATCCAAAACACAAGAAAACAACCAAACACTCAGCCATATTTATTTAATGGATGACAAGATGCGTGTTGATGAAATTGCACGTATGTTAGGAGGTATATCGATTACCGATACCACAAGAGAGCACGCGAAGGAAATGTTGCAGATTTAAATCTTGTTAGGGCAGGGTGTTTTAGTACATTCAGCATAGATATAAAGTGAATGTTCTTGGATGACAAATCCTTTTTTACTTGCAATGATTTTCTGTCTTTTTTCAATTTCATCATCACAAAATTCTTCTACGTGACCACATTGCATACAGACAATATGATCGTGATGTTGCGAGTCACTTAATTCAAATACAGCCTTATCACTTTCAAAATGATGACGTATTAAAAGACCTGCTTGTTCAAATTGGGTGAGCACACGATAGACTGTTGCTAGACCTACATCTTCACCAGATTTAATTAAGAGTTTATAGACATCTTCGGCTGAGAGATGTTTGGCATCACTATGCTCAAAGAGACTTAAGATTTTAAGTCGGGGAAGCGTTGCCTTAAGCCCTGATTTTTTTAAATCTTTATGATCTTGTGCCATCATGTCACCTTAAAAATTGCTTTACGAAACATTTTGAATGCTGTCTAGCATGTTATATTAATATGCATTATGTTTAAAGTTATAAAAATGCGTATATTTCTTCTTGTTTTAAGCCTTTTAGTCACTGCCTGCTCTTCTTCATTACCCTCTATTAAGCCTTATAAGATGCCAATTCAACAAGGCAATTTAGTCACCTCAAAAATGATGTCCCAATTAAAGCCAGGCATGACAAAAACTCAAGTTCGCTTTGTCATGGGCACACCATTAATTTCTGATAGCTTTCATAAAGATCAATGGGATTATTTTTATCAAATGGAAAATGATGGCGTAATTATTGAAAAAAGAAGAGTTATCTTGATGTTTGAAAAAGACTTGCTTGCTAAAGTAAAAGGTGACGTTATTCCCGCCCCTCAAAATAAGAATGAAGAGCGCCAAGAAATAGCTCCTCAAAAAAATAATGATGCTAATCAGAAACCAATTCAAAAAGAAAAAGGCATGCTTGATCGTTTAAAATTTTGGGAAGACGATGAGGAGAAGCCTGCTCCAAAAATAGTTCCAACTAAAAAAGAAGCGCCTTTAGAAGATAGGAAATCTGTGGCACCAAAGAAACAGATAACTGAGCCAGCGAAAGAATTAGAGCCTGAAATTAAAAAGCCTGTGACCGAAGTGGCTCCAGTTGAAATTAAAAAAGAGCCTGAGGTAGTAAAACCTGAAGCCTCAAAAACTGGTAATTCAAAACCATTGCCAGCTGAAACCGATCCCAATTACTTTGATTTAATGTTAGAAAAAATAGGATTCTAATCGTATGAGCAAAATAAATATTCTTATCGTAGGCGCTTCTGGCCGAATGGGTCAAACGCTCATCCAAGAAATTACTGCCGATAAAGATTTGGCACTTGTGGCGGCCATTGATCATAAATCAAGCGAGAAGTTAGGCTCTGACGCAGGAGAGGCATTGGGTATTTCCACAGGCATTAAGATTGATCATGACATTGCAAAAGTGATTTCATCTGCTGACGTTGTGATTGATTTCACAAGACCTGAAGCAAGTCTCGAATACTTGAAATTATGCGAAGCACATCAAGTGAAGTATGTAATTGGTACGACTGGATTTTCAGATCAAGAGAAGAAAATTATTCTTGATGCTTCAAAAACGATACCGATTGTTTTTGCACCCAATATGAGTGTGGGCGTTAATTTATTAATTTCATTAGTTGAAAAAGCAACGCAATTACTCAAAGATGATTTTGATATTGAAATTATTGAAGCGCATCATCGACATAAAATTGATGCACCTTCAGGCACAGCTTTGAGATTAGGAGAAGCGGTTGCAAAAGCAAGCGGCAGAGACCTTAAAAAGGATGCGCAGTATGAGCGTTATGGCAACACAGGCGAGCGCAAGCAAACTACTATTGGTTTTTCAACGATTCGCGGTGGCGACATTGTAGGTGACCATACGGTTTTGTTCGCAGGTACGGGTGAGCGTATTGAATTAACTCACAAGGCTTCAAGTCGAGCGACCTTTGCTAAAGGGGCGCTCAGAGCTGCAAAGTTTTTGTCTCAACAAAAAACCGGCCTTTTTGACATGCAAAAGGTCTTAGGACTTTCTGATCAATAGTTATTTATCGTGATTTAGTGCGTTGAAATAAGGCGCTAAATCGACTATAATATCTACGATATTTGAGACGGGAGCTGCTAAAAACTTCTCCCGTTTTGTATATCCAGTACCCAAACCCTTGAATTCGCAAATACTGGAGAATCATTTTGTCGCGAAATATGTCGGCAGTGTTAGTGCTTGCAGACGGAACTAAGTTTCGAGGTATTTCAATTGGTGCTCCAGGTTTAACCACAGGTGAAGTTGTTTTTAATACTTCCATGACTGGTTATCAAGAAATTCTGACTGATCCTTCTTATACAAAACAAATTGTCACGCTTACTTATCCTCATATTGGTAATGTAGGTGTTAATCAAGAAGATATTGAATCTGATAAGGTCTATGCGAGTGGCTTAATCATTCGCGATCTTGCCATGATTAATAGCAATTTTAGAAGCGAACAAACATTATCCGAATACTTAAAAGCGAATCACATTGTTGCGATCGCAAATATTGATACAAGAAAACTCACAAGACATTTAAGAGAACATGGCTCACAGGCGGGCTGTATTGTTGCTGAGTCTGATGATGATAAAAAAGCACATCAAGAAGCTAAAAATTTTCCAGGACTTTCCGGAATGGATCTCGCTAAAGTTGTGAGCTCTAAAAAAGCTTATGCGTTCAATCAAGGTGAGTGGTCATTATCTGAAGGTTATAGCAATCACAAAGAGTCGGATTATCATGTAGTTGCATTTGATTACGGTATCAAGAAAAATATTTTAAGAATGTTAGTTTCAAGACGATGTAAGGTGACAGTTGTCCCTGCTGAAACTTCTTATAAAGAAGTGATTCGCTTAAAACCTGATGGTGTATTTTTATCGAATGGACCAGGAGACCCTGAGCCATGCGATTATGCAATTAAAGCTATTAAACAATTGGTTGACGATGGCTATCCTACCTTTGGTATTTGTTTAGGCCACCAACTTTTAGCATTAGCGAGTGGCGCTAAAACATCTAAAATGAAATTTGGACATCATGGGGCAAATCACCCTGTCCAAGATTTAAAAACAAAACGTGTTTTTATTACCAGCCAAAATCATGGCTTCACGGTCGATCAAACTTCACTTCCTAAAAATTTAGCAGCTACCCATCAATCTCTTTTTGATGGCAGCTTACAAGGTATTGAGAGACTTGATCAACCTGCTTTTAGTTTTCAGGGTCATCCTGAAGCAAGTCCTGGCCCGTCTGAAATGAGCTATTTGTTTGATCACTTTATTGATCTTATTGAAAAAAAGAAAATGAGCCATGCCAAAGCGTAAAGATATTAATTCCATACTCATTATTGGTGCAGGCCCTATTGTTATTGGTCAAGCATGTGAGTTTGACTATTCAGGCGCACAAGCCTGTAAAGCGCTTCGTGAAGAAGGCTATCGCGTCATCTTAGTTAATTCGAATCCAGCTACGATCATGACAGATCCTGAAATGGCGGATGCAACTTATATTGAACCAATCAATTGGCAAATCGTTGAAAAAATTATTGCAAAAGAAAAACCAGATGTGCTTCTTCCTACAATGGGGGGGCAAACTGCCCTCAATTGCGCGCTCGATTTAGATAAGTACGGTGTGCTAAAAAAATATAATGTTGAATTAATTGGCGCATCGAAAGAAGCGATTGATAAAGCAGAAGATAGACAAAAATTTAAAGAGGCTATGAATAAGATTGGCCTAGGTTCGGCAAAGTCAGCCATTGCACATAGCCTAGAAGAGGCAATTCAAGTTCAAGCAGGTATTGGTTATCCAGCTATTATTCGCCCATCATTTACCATGGGAGGAAGTGGCGGTGGCATTGCATACAATCGTGAAGAGTTTATAGCGATCTGTGAAAGAGGACTGGAAGCATCCCCCACAAAAGAACTTCTTATTGAAGAGTCTTTGCTCGGATGGAAAGAGTATGAGATGGAAGTGGTGCGTGACTCTCAAGATAATTGCATCATTATTTGTTCGATTGAAAACTTAGATCCAATGGGCGTTCACACGGGCGACTCGATTACTGTTGCTCCTGCGCAAACACTTACCGATAAAGAATATCAAATCATGCGTAATGCATCGATTGCAGTCTTGCGAGAAATTGGCGTGGATACAGGTGGTTCCAATGTGCAATTTGCAATCAATCCAAAAGATGGACGCATGATAGTGATTGAAATGAATCCTCGTGTATCTCGATCATCTGCCCTAGCTTCAAAAGCGACAGGTTTCCCGATTGCAAAAATTGCAGCAAAACTTGCAGTTGGCTTTACATTAGATGAATTAAAAAATGAAATTACAGGTGGCGCAACACCTGCATCTTTTGAGCCAAGTATTGATTACGTAGTTACTAAAGTACCTCGATTTGCGTTTGAAAAATTTCCACAAGCAGATTCAAGACTTACGACTCAGATGAAATCTGTGGGCGAAGTTATGGCCATTGGACGTACCTTCCAAGAATCTTTCCAAAAAGCATTAAGAGGTCTTGAAATTGGTGTGGATGGCTTAGATGAAAAAACAACGGATCAAGATCTCATCATTAAAGAGTTAAGAGAGCCAGGACCTGAGCGTATTTGGTATGTTGGTGATGCATTTAGATTAGGCATGTCGATTGAAGAAGTTTTTGGACACTCCAATATTGATCCATGGTTCTTACATCAAATTAAAAATATTATTGATATCGAAAAAGATTTGATAGGTACCTCACTTAATCATCTATCAAAAGAAGATTTATTTCAGTTAAAGCAAAAAGGGTTTTCTGATAGAAGGCTTGCAACACTTTTAAAAACCAAACAAGAGGATGTTAGAAATTATCGTCATAAGCATGACGTAAGACCAGTATATAAGCGTGTAGATACCTGCGCTGCAGAATTCTCAACGAATACAGCTTATATGTATTCAACATATGAAGAAGAGTGTGAAGCTAATCCAACGCTTAAGAAAAAAATTATTGTATTAGGTGGCGGACCTAATCGTATTGGACAAGGTATTGAATTTGATTACTGTTGTGTGCATGCAGCATTAGCATTGCGTGAGGATGGATTCGAAACCATCATGGTGAATTGTAATCCTGAAACTGTATCCACTGATTACGACACCTCAGACCGACTTTATTTTGAGCCCGTGACACTTGAAGATGTATTAGAAATTGTCGCTATTGAAAAACCATTTGGCGTCATTGTGCAATACGGCGGACAAACCCCATTAAAATTAGCTAAAGATTTAGAAAAAGCAGGCGTACCGATTATTGGCACCTCACCTGATGCCATTGATATGGCAGAAGATCGTGAGCGCTTCCAAAAAATGTTAAATTCTATTGGCCTTAAGCAGCCGCCTAATCGCACAGCGAGAACTCCTGAAGATGCGATTCGTTTAGCTGAAGAAATTGGCTACCCACTTGTGGTAAGACCGAGTTATGTTCTTGGTGGTCGTGCGATGGAAATTGTACATGAGCAAGCACAACTTGAACGTTACATGCGTGAAGCTGTAAAAGTCTCTCATGAATCTCCTGTGCTTCTTGATCGATTTTTAAATGATGCACTTGAGGTGGATGTCGATGCATTATCAGATGGTACAGATGTCATTATTGGCGGCATTATGGAGCACATCGAACAGGCGGGTGTTCACTCAGGTGACTCTGCGTGCTCACTCCCTCCTTATAGCTTGTCTAAAAAAACTCAAGATGAATTAAGAAAACAAACTATTGAGATGGCGAAGGCGCTTAACGTTGTAGGCTTGATGAATGTGCAGTTTGCGATTCAAGGTGATGTAATTTATGTTCTAGAAGTTAATCCTAGAGCATCTCGTACCGTTCCTTTTGTATCTAAAGCATGTGGGTTGCAGTTAGCTAAAATTGCAGCACGCAATATGGTCGGTATAACTCTTAAGTCACAAAAAGTGACGAAAGAAATTGTGCCTAAATTTTTCTCTGTCAAAGAGGCTGTGTTCCCATTTATTAAATTCCCTGGTGTCGATACAATTTTAGGGCCTGAAATGAAATCAACAGGTGAAGTTATGGGCCTAGGTAAAACATTTGCGGAAGCGTTTATTAAATCTCAACTTGGCTCCTCTACAAAATTACCTAAAGATGGAAAGGCGTTTATCAGTGTGCGCCGTGAAGACCATCACAAGGTTGTTGAGATTGCAAAATCATTAGATAAATTAGGTTTTCAGATTGTGGCAACTAAGGGCACTGCAAAAGCTTTGATGGATGCAGGACTTCATGTTGAGTCAGTCAATAAAGTAGCAGAGGGAAGACCTCATATTGTTGATATGATTAAAAATAATGAGATTTCTTTTATCGTCAATGTCACAGAAGATAAACGTGCTATTGCAGATTCGTATGAAATTCGAAGATACGCGTTACAAAATAAAGTGACTTATTACACAACTATTGCAGGCGCCAAAGCGGCATGCATTGGGATGAATTTCGTCGAAGAGATTACTGTCACCTCTATCCAAAGCTTGCATAAAGAACTTACTTAAAATACACTCAATTTTTATAAACCACACTCCATTTATAGAGCGTGGTTTTTGTTTTAATAGGAATGAATATGCTTAAACAAATACCCATGACCATTAAAGGCGCCGAGCTTCTTAAGGAAGAGCTGCAACGTTTAAAAAGTGTTGATCGTCCGAATATTATCCAAGCTATTTCAGAAGCAAGAGCACAAGGTGACTTATCTGAGAATGCTGAATATGAGTCAGCAAAAGAACGCCAAAGTTTTATCGAAGGCCGTATTGCAGAAATTGAAGCAAAATTATCAAATGCGATGGTGATTGATCCCTCTACTATTGTTGGTGAAAATCAATGTGTATTTGGTTCAACTGTTGAAGCTCAGGATCTTGATACCGAAGATATTTTTACCTACCAAATTGTAGGAGATGATGAGGCTGATATTAAACAGAAAAAGATTTCAATCAATTCGCCGATTGCAAAAGCATTTATCGGAAAAGCTGTTGGGGATGTGGCCGAAGTGAATACCCCAGGTGGTGCCAAATCTTATGAGATACTCGATATCAAGTATCTATAAATGAAAACCCATTTTTGTATTAAACTAAAAACATCATGAAACAATGGTTAGAAAATTTAGCAATCATTACCGCAACCTTTTGGATAGGCGGCTTGTGGGTTGTAGGTATTGTGGCTTATGAGTTATTCAAACTGATACCTGAGGCACAACTTGCAGGCAATATTGCAGGACAGCTTTTTCGAATGATGGCTTATGTGGGTATGGCCGCTAGCATTTATCTTCTGATTCAACGTATATATCAGTATGGTACAAATGCATTAAAACAAGGTTTCTTTTGGATTATTGTTCTCATGCTTGTTCTTATTTTGATTAGTCATTTAGGCATTAATCCGTTGTTAGAAAAATTCAAATTAGACGCGATGCCAAAAGATGTCATGGAGAGTGTCTTTGCAGATCGATTTTCAACTTGGCATGGTATCTCAAGTATTGCGTATTTACTTGAGTGTTTCTTAGGTGTTTTTGCTATCTTAAAAATTAGATAATTATTTGGGCAATACTATCTTGGGCTCTGACGCCGCACGATAAACAATAATTTGTAAGCCGATATGATGGATAGCAGTGGCTTGAAGTGCCTCACATATTTCATTTAACATGGATTCACGAACTGACTTTTCGTCATTTTGGATTTTAATTTTAATCAACTCATGCGCTTTAAGACTAAGATCGATTTCTTTAATGACGGATGATGTTAAGCCTTTATTGCCAATTCTGACCACTGGATTTAATGTGTGCGCTAAGCTTCGAAGGTATGCAATGGCTTTTGAATTCAAGGTAGAAACTTCTAAAGATCTAAAGAATCGATTTTAACAGATGAAAAGAACAAGAACTAGCAAGGCCTGGATGCAAGAGCATGTGAATGACGCCTTCGTCAAACAAGCCCAGAAAGATGGCTTTCGATCGAGAGCTGCATATAAGCTCATGGAGATTCACGAGAAATATAAGCTTATTAAGCCCGGGATGAATGTTGTTGATTTAGGATCAACCCCAGGAAGTTGGTCTCAGGTGGCCGCCAAGCTTCTCCAAGGAAAAGGCCACATTATTGCTATGGATTTGTTGCCTATGGACCCTATTCCTGGAGTTGATTTTATCCAAGGGGATTTTAGAGAAGAGGCCTCTCTTAGAGAGCTTGAAGCCCGCTTAAATAATTCACCGATAGACC is part of the Candidatus Methylopumilus rimovensis genome and encodes:
- the recN gene encoding DNA repair protein RecN, which codes for MLLNLSILDFVIVDKMSLDFKSGFSALTGETGAGKSILIDALSLALGQRNEGGVVRLQQEKADISAIFDIKDNQEVIDWLKENELESDSYELILRRVIHADGKSRAFINGKVATLQQLKELGESLVDIYSQNSHHSLLKLSAQRQILDDFGGHSDLALKTYNLHQTWHKLYQQKIEYEKNAQIYSDELAELRDKLRELKQLSFTLSDWEALQQDHAMLSHGNELIEDINFCIEVLEKDETAISDRLHLIQQKISHSVTIDEKLKESSELIDSINIQTEELLRSLNRYLQKVDLDPERLKDIEARIQAIHNFGRKHRIKPEEFESTLISWQARMDELESFQSDEGIEAKEKLALQAFNESAHLLSKARKAASATLSQNITQAMQKLSFSHGRFEVNLTPQDPTAHGLEHIEFMVASHLGAEPRPIHKAASGGELSRLSLAIRVASISKANVPCMIFDEVDVGIGGSVAEIVGKLLKELGNHDKRQVLVITHLPQVASLAIHHYKVSKTQENNQTLSHIYLMDDKMRVDEIARMLGGISITDTTREHAKEMLQI
- the fur gene encoding ferric iron uptake transcriptional regulator, coding for MMAQDHKDLKKSGLKATLPRLKILSLFEHSDAKHLSAEDVYKLLIKSGEDVGLATVYRVLTQFEQAGLLIRHHFESDKAVFELSDSQHHDHIVCMQCGHVEEFCDDEIEKRQKIIASKKGFVIQEHSLYIYAECTKTPCPNKI
- the bamE gene encoding outer membrane protein assembly factor BamE produces the protein MRIFLLVLSLLVTACSSSLPSIKPYKMPIQQGNLVTSKMMSQLKPGMTKTQVRFVMGTPLISDSFHKDQWDYFYQMENDGVIIEKRRVILMFEKDLLAKVKGDVIPAPQNKNEERQEIAPQKNNDANQKPIQKEKGMLDRLKFWEDDEEKPAPKIVPTKKEAPLEDRKSVAPKKQITEPAKELEPEIKKPVTEVAPVEIKKEPEVVKPEASKTGNSKPLPAETDPNYFDLMLEKIGF
- the dapB gene encoding 4-hydroxy-tetrahydrodipicolinate reductase; its protein translation is MSKINILIVGASGRMGQTLIQEITADKDLALVAAIDHKSSEKLGSDAGEALGISTGIKIDHDIAKVISSADVVIDFTRPEASLEYLKLCEAHQVKYVIGTTGFSDQEKKIILDASKTIPIVFAPNMSVGVNLLISLVEKATQLLKDDFDIEIIEAHHRHKIDAPSGTALRLGEAVAKASGRDLKKDAQYERYGNTGERKQTTIGFSTIRGGDIVGDHTVLFAGTGERIELTHKASSRATFAKGALRAAKFLSQQKTGLFDMQKVLGLSDQ
- the carA gene encoding glutamine-hydrolyzing carbamoyl-phosphate synthase small subunit; the protein is MSRNMSAVLVLADGTKFRGISIGAPGLTTGEVVFNTSMTGYQEILTDPSYTKQIVTLTYPHIGNVGVNQEDIESDKVYASGLIIRDLAMINSNFRSEQTLSEYLKANHIVAIANIDTRKLTRHLREHGSQAGCIVAESDDDKKAHQEAKNFPGLSGMDLAKVVSSKKAYAFNQGEWSLSEGYSNHKESDYHVVAFDYGIKKNILRMLVSRRCKVTVVPAETSYKEVIRLKPDGVFLSNGPGDPEPCDYAIKAIKQLVDDGYPTFGICLGHQLLALASGAKTSKMKFGHHGANHPVQDLKTKRVFITSQNHGFTVDQTSLPKNLAATHQSLFDGSLQGIERLDQPAFSFQGHPEASPGPSEMSYLFDHFIDLIEKKKMSHAKA
- the carB gene encoding carbamoyl-phosphate synthase large subunit — translated: MPKRKDINSILIIGAGPIVIGQACEFDYSGAQACKALREEGYRVILVNSNPATIMTDPEMADATYIEPINWQIVEKIIAKEKPDVLLPTMGGQTALNCALDLDKYGVLKKYNVELIGASKEAIDKAEDRQKFKEAMNKIGLGSAKSAIAHSLEEAIQVQAGIGYPAIIRPSFTMGGSGGGIAYNREEFIAICERGLEASPTKELLIEESLLGWKEYEMEVVRDSQDNCIIICSIENLDPMGVHTGDSITVAPAQTLTDKEYQIMRNASIAVLREIGVDTGGSNVQFAINPKDGRMIVIEMNPRVSRSSALASKATGFPIAKIAAKLAVGFTLDELKNEITGGATPASFEPSIDYVVTKVPRFAFEKFPQADSRLTTQMKSVGEVMAIGRTFQESFQKALRGLEIGVDGLDEKTTDQDLIIKELREPGPERIWYVGDAFRLGMSIEEVFGHSNIDPWFLHQIKNIIDIEKDLIGTSLNHLSKEDLFQLKQKGFSDRRLATLLKTKQEDVRNYRHKHDVRPVYKRVDTCAAEFSTNTAYMYSTYEEECEANPTLKKKIIVLGGGPNRIGQGIEFDYCCVHAALALREDGFETIMVNCNPETVSTDYDTSDRLYFEPVTLEDVLEIVAIEKPFGVIVQYGGQTPLKLAKDLEKAGVPIIGTSPDAIDMAEDRERFQKMLNSIGLKQPPNRTARTPEDAIRLAEEIGYPLVVRPSYVLGGRAMEIVHEQAQLERYMREAVKVSHESPVLLDRFLNDALEVDVDALSDGTDVIIGGIMEHIEQAGVHSGDSACSLPPYSLSKKTQDELRKQTIEMAKALNVVGLMNVQFAIQGDVIYVLEVNPRASRTVPFVSKACGLQLAKIAARNMVGITLKSQKVTKEIVPKFFSVKEAVFPFIKFPGVDTILGPEMKSTGEVMGLGKTFAEAFIKSQLGSSTKLPKDGKAFISVRREDHHKVVEIAKSLDKLGFQIVATKGTAKALMDAGLHVESVNKVAEGRPHIVDMIKNNEISFIVNVTEDKRAIADSYEIRRYALQNKVTYYTTIAGAKAACIGMNFVEEITVTSIQSLHKELT
- the greA gene encoding transcription elongation factor GreA codes for the protein MLKQIPMTIKGAELLKEELQRLKSVDRPNIIQAISEARAQGDLSENAEYESAKERQSFIEGRIAEIEAKLSNAMVIDPSTIVGENQCVFGSTVEAQDLDTEDIFTYQIVGDDEADIKQKKISINSPIAKAFIGKAVGDVAEVNTPGGAKSYEILDIKYL
- a CDS encoding DUF4149 domain-containing protein, with amino-acid sequence MKQWLENLAIITATFWIGGLWVVGIVAYELFKLIPEAQLAGNIAGQLFRMMAYVGMAASIYLLIQRIYQYGTNALKQGFFWIIVLMLVLILISHLGINPLLEKFKLDAMPKDVMESVFADRFSTWHGISSIAYLLECFLGVFAILKIR
- a CDS encoding YhbY family RNA-binding protein, with the translated sequence MNSKAIAYLRSLAHTLNPVVRIGNKGLTSSVIKEIDLSLKAHELIKIKIQNDEKSVRESMLNEICEALQATAIHHIGLQIIVYRAASEPKIVLPK
- a CDS encoding RlmE family RNA methyltransferase, whose translation is MKRTRTSKAWMQEHVNDAFVKQAQKDGFRSRAAYKLMEIHEKYKLIKPGMNVVDLGSTPGSWSQVAAKLLQGKGHIIAMDLLPMDPIPGVDFIQGDFREEASLRELEARLNNSPIDLVISDMAPNITGIKTVDQPSVMYLTELALDFSLQWLKPGGHFLVKTFVGSDFDELVKKMRPEFEKVITVKPKASRDRSSEVYLLGFAKA